GCCAGCAGGTGCAGTAAACTTCACCCCACCCTTCTGTGCCGCAGCAGTAAAGGTGAGTTTTGAGTTTACCACCTGCACAGGGTTCTCACGCAAGTAATTACTACCTGCATCGTTGTCGTCACTGCAGGCAACGAAGCCTGCAGTAACAGCAAGGAGAAGACAAATATTAAATATCTTTTTCATAAAACACTTACTTGTTTAGTTTTACTTGAGATGCTGTAGATGTTGTGAGGAATGAGTTCCAGTCTACATCGAAGCGTGCAACACGGTTTGGTAGATACTGTGGCATCAATACTGACTCAGTATTTTCTAACGACTCTTCTGTCAAGATAGAAGGCTTGGCAGATGAAGATGTAGAAGCCCTCTTGGTGAGTACTGGGTTAGTCCACTTATCCCACCAACCTGCAAGATTCTCAGAGGTGAATGGTTCGCCAGTGTAAGCCCAGAGAATGATTTTCTCAGTAGTCAAACCAGTATACTGTACCTGTCCATTAGAGATGCTGAACAATGGTCCACAGAGTGATGCGCTGATGTCGCCATTGTCTGCAATGGTGAAGGAAATTAGGTTGTAAGCACCTGTTCCTGTACCTGTACCACTCTTCTCATCGATGTTAAAGGCATTACCGATGCTATAGCTTACATTATTTCCCTGGAAGGTCATCACCTTCTGTCCACCCTGCATCAAGAATGCATTAGCAGAAGCCACGTAGGTCAATGGGAATACATAATCTGAACCATAAGCACTGTGAACGTTGAGATAGAACTTGCGGTTCGCACCAGAACCTACATATCTCAATCGTGCTGTACGAGTATTATCAAAGAAGCCCATCTTTCCATCCTTTGATACATATGAGTTCATCGTGAGCTCATAAGTACCCATGAGTGCAGAAAGGTCGAACTGCATAATCTGAACCTGTGCCTCTTTTATACCATTTGAAATCTTAAGTTTTGCACCACGCGCATTCGTTGCAATAGGATTAGCATCTACCTTAATAATGAGCTTATCACCATCCTTAGAGAGGTGAACCCATGATGCATCACAACTGATGTCGAGCTTGTTAAGATATGGAATGGTCTTCGTAATAGTCTTCTCACCATTAGAAGCGTTGATAGCACCTATCATCTTCGCAATGAGGTTAACATCAACGGTTGAAGCAGTAGACTCTACACCAGTTCCTGTGAACTTAGCAGTAGCCTTATCAAATGTTAAGTCGTACAACTGTACGCCATTCAACATAATAGGCTCATACAAACGGATTCCCTTATCTGTAAACGCATAAGCAGACTCAGCAACAACCTTATCACCATCATAGATAGCTAACTGACGATTATTCTTATCTGTAACAACAAGTGTGTAAGGCTTTCCACCAATGTTAAGAGCTACATCAGAGAAAACAAAGAGGTTGGTAAGTTCTGTTACCTTCTCTATATATTCTGAAGCTTCGCCAGAGAGTTTATTGAGATACATAGTATTCAACGAACGCTTGCCGTGAATCTTGATGCGGTCAGCACCAATACTATCAATAACAAACTCGAAGTCGCCTTCCTTACCGAGATACTCACCATTCTTTGGAGTAGCATAAATGTGGAGGAAAGTGTTGTACGTATCAAACGACAAAACCGGTCCATCGTCTTCTTTCATCTTATACAATGACTTTACCTCGCCATCATCAGGATTGTTCTCGTAGCGTACAATCGCATTGTCTTTGGTGAACTTAATCGTATAAGCCACGCCACCATAAACCTGGTTTCTCTGTGGATAATAGTCTAAAGCCCAGCCATATTGCGATGCAACCAACGTTTCCTGTGCCTTCTGAAGGAATTCGTCCATACGCTCAGAGTAAGGCTTTCCAAAGACATTCTCTTCTTCTGTCTGGCATGACTGAAGGAAAAGAGCTGGCAAGGCAAGTAGGAGATATATAAATAATTTATTTGCTTTCATATAATGATCCTTTCTTAATAATTAAGATTTGTCAGATTATAACTGCCACTAACAACGTTGTTCTCACGCTCAATGACAGTATCACGCACCTTATCAAGGTCGACATTAAAGGTCTCTTTATAGTAACGTTTAGCAATCTCGAGCTTCTTCTCAATAGCTGTTACACCTGGCTGATCTTTTGCTTCTGCACCATTAGCATCCACAATGGTTGCTTTCTTGAGGATAGCGTTCCATTGTGCATCGGTAGAAATAATGTAAGTACTTACTACCTCAGCAAAGTCCTCACGTTCTTCCTTCTGTGAGTAGGCTGTAACGAAACCACGCTTCTCATAGCCTGTTCCATACTTCTCAGAAAGCCACGAATCATTAACATAACCTGTTGGTGTTATCTTACCAAACTCACGTGGGTAGTCCTTAGTCTGGTTCACGATGTGAACAAACTCGTGGTGAATCGTCTTAAGATAATATTCATCCAAAGCGCTACGATTGTTCTTGACTTTATCAAGATGATTAACACCCAAGAGACGAATCTTCTTTCCACCCTCAGCAGTACCGAGTTTTATACTACCATTGTTTCCATACTCGAACTCACCCAAGAAGCTGAAAAGCTTTGGGAAGAAGCGACGTGTGAAATCAATACCTGCTGCTTCGGTATAAGCCTCAACACAAGTGTACTTCACAATATGCGCTAACTCCACTGACTGAGCTGAATCGGCTGGTACATCATAGTAAGACATATCCGACTCATTGTCCTCATAACGCCACTGTATTTGAATGTTATAAGGTACTACGAAGTTCTTGTACAGCCACTTGTCAAAGACAGTATTTGCTGCCTTAGAAGGCTTAATAACGCTCTCGCTTGACAAATTATCGTCTGAACAAGCAGTGAAGCCTGCTGCCACTGCCGCTAACAGCGATAAAGCTAATATGTTTTTCTTCATTTCTTAATCCTTTAATTAGCTATTAAAAAGAGTGTGCACTTACTGGAGCAGAATACTGATTGACCGCTGAAAGTACTGGCAATTTGTACTGAGAAAGGTCAACGAGCTTCGCACCTGCTACAAGAGCCTTGGTTGGGTTGCCTGCAACACCTGCCTCACGAATACTCTGTGGAATCTGTACCACCTGACGAGGGTCGTCCTTCTCCAACCAATCAAGGTTCTTTGAAGGCCTACCATTAGCACCAATCAAACGACGTGGAATCTCGATATTGTAACGTCTGATATCCATCCAACGCATTCCCTGATGTACTGTCTCGATACGACGGAAGTTCAGCAAGCACTGTAAGAGTGACTCCTGCACTGAGCCTTCAGCACCGATAGTGAAGCGAGGGTTGATGTGCTTCTTGAAACTTGGTACCATCTTAGCAGCATCAGCGTATGCATATGGAACTGTCTTGAAGTAAGTTTGTACACTTGTTGGGGTAAGGGTCACATTGGTATTGAAGAAGTTCTTCATCCAAATAGTCATATCTGCACAAGCAGCATCATTCTGACCAAGCATGATTTCAGCCTCTGCACGGTTGAGCAAAGCCTCATCCATCGTGAAGTCAACGTTCAATGTGCGGAGATAACCAGAGCCTGTTGTGGTATTACGAATCTCAAACTCACGTGGAAGTTTCATCAACAAAGCGAAGTTACTCTCACCTGAATTAACAGTAAATGGCTTCCAAATGAGGTTTGACGATGTACCCCAGATGTTATTACTCTGGAACAACTCTGTCTCTGCCAAGTAGTTAGTAAGTGTATAACGCTTACTGGTTAACCATGGTGCAAGAGCCATACCAGCATTGCTGACACTGGTCTGAACAAGGAGGTTACAGTCTGCAGAAGCACTACAATAAGCCTCAGCAATCTTTACTGCCTGCTCTGATTTACTCAGTGGCATAGCCTGCAAAGCTCTATAGTCACGCAAAGAAGCAGCAGGGTTACTACCTAAGAGCTTATCAGCATATTCCTTTGCCTTCTCCCACTTCTCATAATAGAGGTAGAAACGAGTTGCAAAAGCATAAGCAGCCTGCTTATTGAAGTGATACTTTGGCACCTCATATGTATCGTTAAGCAATGGGATACCAGCCTCAATATCAGCAGCAATCTTTGCATAGACATCAGCTACAGTACCACGATTACTCTGTTCTGCAGCTGCAGAGAAGTCTGCAATTCCTGTTGCATAATAGAGTCCAGCATCCTTTGTACTGGTCTTGCCATTATAAGGACGGCAGAATTCGTTAGCAAGGATAAAGTGGTCATAGGCACGAATGAGCAAAGCCTCACCCTTTGAATTACGAAGTATATCGTTCTTTGGACCGCCCTGATCCTCAATGGCAGCCAAAGCTTCATTAGCCTTATAGACACCCTCATAATAAAGCATCCACACCTGCTCAGGAGAGTCATTACCACCTTCTGTCTGCTCTTGCCAGAAGAAGTACTGATCACCACCACGATTACCCTGGCTATTCTGTGCTCCCATGTAATCGGTATTGTCAGACATCCACTCGTTAAAGAGCGTCGGTGTACGGTCAGGATAGGCTGTCACAAGCAGACCCGCAATCTTCTTTGGTGTGTCCAAAGTCGTACGGTTGTCTGGCAACGTATCCAATTGGTCAGAACAAGATGCAAGTATCGCTACAGATGCAAGCATCAAGCTGCCCTTATATATGATATTCTTAATTTTCATATTCGTTCTATATTAAATTACTTCTGGTTCTGATTCAGCATCTTTTTATTGTCTAATGGCTGTATCATCTTACAACCATTCGCCTTGTTAGGAAGTCCAATGTTACTATCAACATTTGGATATTCTCAGCTGAATATGAAGCCTCCGTTAAAATATTAAAGACCTAATCTCAATGTCATGGTGAACTGCTTTGGAACTGGTGCAGCCACACCACCTGTATTGAAGAACTCTGGATCCTGACCGTTCAGCTTCTTATCTGAATAGAAGAGGAAGAGGTTAGTTGCCTGAAGCTTCAAAGCTAAACTGCTAACGCCAATAGTTCTAATCATAGCTGCAGGGAAAGTGTAACCCAATGAGATTTCCTTCATACGAATGAAGTCACCCTTTGCGATACGAACATCAGAATAGTTATAAGCATTGTAAGCTACATCCAACTGTGAATTGTTGCGGTTCTGACGACGTGAAGCAATTACAGGGATAGTAGTCAAAGTCTCATCACCACTGTATGTCCAGCGATTACGGAACTCCTTAGGCAAAGCATCCATATCGTCATAGCGGTTGCTGAAGATATGGTTCAAACGAACCTTATTACCAAAGCTATAAGTAACAAATACGTTGAGGTCCCAATTCTTATAACGGAAGACGTTACCAAATGAACCCGTT
The nucleotide sequence above comes from Prevotella melaninogenica ATCC 25845. Encoded proteins:
- a CDS encoding DUF4302 domain-containing protein, with amino-acid sequence MKANKLFIYLLLALPALFLQSCQTEEENVFGKPYSERMDEFLQKAQETLVASQYGWALDYYPQRNQVYGGVAYTIKFTKDNAIVRYENNPDDGEVKSLYKMKEDDGPVLSFDTYNTFLHIYATPKNGEYLGKEGDFEFVIDSIGADRIKIHGKRSLNTMYLNKLSGEASEYIEKVTELTNLFVFSDVALNIGGKPYTLVVTDKNNRQLAIYDGDKVVAESAYAFTDKGIRLYEPIMLNGVQLYDLTFDKATAKFTGTGVESTASTVDVNLIAKMIGAINASNGEKTITKTIPYLNKLDISCDASWVHLSKDGDKLIIKVDANPIATNARGAKLKISNGIKEAQVQIMQFDLSALMGTYELTMNSYVSKDGKMGFFDNTRTARLRYVGSGANRKFYLNVHSAYGSDYVFPLTYVASANAFLMQGGQKVMTFQGNNVSYSIGNAFNIDEKSGTGTGTGAYNLISFTIADNGDISASLCGPLFSISNGQVQYTGLTTEKIILWAYTGEPFTSENLAGWWDKWTNPVLTKRASTSSSAKPSILTEESLENTESVLMPQYLPNRVARFDVDWNSFLTTSTASQVKLNK
- a CDS encoding putative zinc-binding metallopeptidase; this encodes MKKNILALSLLAAVAAGFTACSDDNLSSESVIKPSKAANTVFDKWLYKNFVVPYNIQIQWRYEDNESDMSYYDVPADSAQSVELAHIVKYTCVEAYTEAAGIDFTRRFFPKLFSFLGEFEYGNNGSIKLGTAEGGKKIRLLGVNHLDKVKNNRSALDEYYLKTIHHEFVHIVNQTKDYPREFGKITPTGYVNDSWLSEKYGTGYEKRGFVTAYSQKEEREDFAEVVSTYIISTDAQWNAILKKATIVDANGAEAKDQPGVTAIEKKLEIAKRYYKETFNVDLDKVRDTVIERENNVVSGSYNLTNLNY
- a CDS encoding RagB/SusD family nutrient uptake outer membrane protein; translation: MKIKNIIYKGSLMLASVAILASCSDQLDTLPDNRTTLDTPKKIAGLLVTAYPDRTPTLFNEWMSDNTDYMGAQNSQGNRGGDQYFFWQEQTEGGNDSPEQVWMLYYEGVYKANEALAAIEDQGGPKNDILRNSKGEALLIRAYDHFILANEFCRPYNGKTSTKDAGLYYATGIADFSAAAEQSNRGTVADVYAKIAADIEAGIPLLNDTYEVPKYHFNKQAAYAFATRFYLYYEKWEKAKEYADKLLGSNPAASLRDYRALQAMPLSKSEQAVKIAEAYCSASADCNLLVQTSVSNAGMALAPWLTSKRYTLTNYLAETELFQSNNIWGTSSNLIWKPFTVNSGESNFALLMKLPREFEIRNTTTGSGYLRTLNVDFTMDEALLNRAEAEIMLGQNDAACADMTIWMKNFFNTNVTLTPTSVQTYFKTVPYAYADAAKMVPSFKKHINPRFTIGAEGSVQESLLQCLLNFRRIETVHQGMRWMDIRRYNIEIPRRLIGANGRPSKNLDWLEKDDPRQVVQIPQSIREAGVAGNPTKALVAGAKLVDLSQYKLPVLSAVNQYSAPVSAHSF